Proteins from a genomic interval of Niabella soli DSM 19437:
- a CDS encoding dipeptidase — MEQLFIFDAHLDLAMNAIEWNRDLTRPLAEIRQREMYMNDKPDRGKGTVCLPELRRGRIGLVVATQLSRYTPPGSSLPGWNSPQQAWAMTQAQLAWYKEMEAIGEMVQITNLQELEAHLSLWNDLTIPDEKKAIGYILNLEGADSLVDVSYLQRAYDYGLRAVGLSHFGPGRYAPGTKREGNITAAGKELLKEMGRLNLILDVTHLTDEGFHEAMELYEGPVWASHHNVRKIVPTQRQLTDEQIKALIDRDAVIGGMLDCWAMDTRFIDTVSDPWQLNIRLENLVDHWDHICQLAGNSLHVAIGSDLDGIFGTEQCPWDMDSIADLQKYQMILSARGYSTEDIENIFHKNWLRFLRKAWS, encoded by the coding sequence ATGGAACAGCTATTCATTTTTGATGCACACCTTGATCTTGCCATGAATGCCATTGAATGGAACCGGGACCTGACCCGCCCTTTGGCTGAAATCAGGCAAAGAGAAATGTACATGAACGATAAACCGGACCGGGGTAAAGGAACCGTTTGCCTTCCGGAATTGAGAAGAGGCCGGATAGGGCTGGTGGTAGCCACCCAGCTCTCCCGCTATACGCCCCCGGGAAGTTCCCTACCGGGATGGAATTCCCCCCAGCAGGCCTGGGCTATGACGCAGGCGCAACTTGCCTGGTATAAAGAAATGGAAGCGATTGGAGAAATGGTGCAGATCACCAACCTGCAGGAGCTTGAAGCCCATTTGTCTTTATGGAATGACCTGACGATTCCTGATGAAAAAAAAGCTATCGGTTATATTTTAAATCTTGAAGGGGCTGATTCTTTAGTGGATGTTTCCTATTTGCAAAGAGCGTATGATTATGGATTAAGAGCGGTGGGCCTGTCACATTTCGGCCCCGGCAGGTATGCGCCTGGTACAAAAAGAGAAGGAAACATCACTGCAGCGGGAAAAGAATTATTAAAAGAAATGGGACGGCTTAACCTGATCCTGGACGTAACCCACCTTACTGACGAAGGTTTTCATGAAGCAATGGAGCTTTACGAGGGGCCGGTTTGGGCCAGCCATCATAATGTAAGAAAAATAGTTCCCACCCAACGTCAGCTTACTGACGAGCAGATAAAAGCGCTGATAGATCGGGATGCCGTTATCGGAGGTATGCTCGACTGCTGGGCCATGGACACCCGGTTCATTGATACAGTATCTGATCCCTGGCAGTTAAATATCAGGCTGGAAAACCTGGTGGATCACTGGGATCACATCTGCCAGTTGGCCGGCAACAGCCTTCATGTAGCGATTGGCAGTGATCTGGACGGTATATTCGGAACCGAGCAATGTCCCTGGGATATGGATTCAATCGCCGACCTGCAAAAATACCAGATGATCCTTTCGGCAAGGGGATACAGCACAGAAGATATTGAAAATATATTTCATAAAAACTGGCTTCGTTTTCTACGTAAGGCCTGGAGCTGA
- a CDS encoding 3-hydroxyacyl-CoA dehydrogenase family protein, with product MDIRYKNSPVLISANGRLSSSVPVCLLQAGHSVTLVTNDTRSASTDIYNHIKDLSGMGGEKISLDQLKVTSVFDCTSHYELAIAVTGEDAHEKKAILRQLEDHISADTLIGMNTESIPLSTLQQDCDYPERVIGLNWVEPVHTTFFLEIIANDQTGKEPANDLFRLAKACWNKDPYLVCNDVSVRAKMFSAMVREAFFLVQNGYASVEDIDRACRNDAGYYLPFSGNFRYMDLMGAYAYGLVMKDLNPELSQATAVPEFFKEIIRQGRLGMEYQEGFYAYEEDEAEYWKKLFSRFSHQIREIICKYPFNYRKLPVTGKKNAL from the coding sequence ATGGATATCAGATATAAAAATAGTCCAGTATTAATCAGCGCAAACGGCCGGCTATCCTCTAGTGTCCCTGTTTGTTTATTGCAGGCCGGGCATTCGGTCACGTTGGTGACAAACGATACCAGATCCGCATCAACCGACATCTACAATCATATAAAGGATTTATCGGGAATGGGAGGAGAAAAAATATCTTTAGACCAATTGAAAGTAACAAGTGTATTTGATTGTACTTCCCATTACGAGCTTGCTATCGCAGTGACGGGCGAAGATGCCCATGAAAAAAAAGCCATATTAAGGCAATTAGAAGATCATATTTCCGCCGACACCCTTATTGGAATGAACACGGAAAGTATTCCGCTCAGCACTTTACAGCAGGATTGTGACTACCCGGAGCGGGTGATTGGGCTCAACTGGGTTGAACCCGTACATACGACCTTTTTTTTGGAGATCATAGCGAATGACCAAACGGGTAAGGAGCCGGCCAATGATTTGTTCAGGCTGGCCAAAGCATGCTGGAACAAAGATCCGTATCTTGTTTGCAATGATGTTAGCGTGCGTGCAAAAATGTTCAGTGCCATGGTGCGAGAAGCATTTTTCCTGGTACAAAACGGATATGCTTCTGTTGAGGATATAGACAGGGCCTGCCGGAATGATGCTGGTTATTACCTGCCTTTTTCGGGCAATTTCAGGTATATGGATCTGATGGGAGCGTATGCTTACGGGTTGGTGATGAAAGATCTCAATCCTGAATTGTCGCAAGCGACCGCTGTTCCCGAATTTTTTAAGGAAATCATCAGGCAGGGAAGGCTGGGAATGGAATACCAGGAAGGGTTTTATGCATATGAAGAGGATGAGGCGGAGTATTGGAAAAAACTGTTCAGCAGGTTCAGCCATCAGATCCGGGAGATCATTTGTAAATACCCGTTTAATTACCGTAAGCTTCCTGTTACAGGCAAAAAAAACGCACTTTAA
- a CDS encoding glycoside hydrolase family 3 N-terminal domain-containing protein, producing the protein MKRILFFFLVLGPFIALGQTKTRKGPLYKDPLQSVEVRVKDLLSRMTLQEKLAQMQDLSASEIMVSDAIDPVKMDQKLKGKSFGVFEGMGLTVAQYAKVINTLQEYMVKKTRLGIPVLTSSEALHGCVHGGATVYPQAIALGSTFNPALVNQMTQTITKELKAQGITQVLSPDLDLARELRWGRVEETYGEDPYLTSRMGVAFTKGFTENNIICTPKHFAAHGTPRGGLNLASVAGGERELRSIYLKPFEAVIKEAQPLSIMNAYSSYDGVPMAASHQVLTDILRKELGFRGYVYSDWGAVEMLYSFQRTAKGPAEAALQAVKAGLDLEVWSDCFEKLDSLVKAGTLPVRYIDTAVSRILSAKFAIGLFEHPYPNLKGLTSDIHTPQSVQLALDIARESIVLLKNEDHLLPLKGSIRSIAVIGPNADHVQFGDYSWTNDNRHGITPLQGIQALAGNKIQINHAKGCDTWSQNREGFSAAVAAASKSDVAVVFVGSSSASPGYPHPDATSGEGYDLSDLKLPGVQEDLVKAIKQTGKPVVVVLVSGKPFAIPWIKENIPAIVGQWYPGEQGGTAIAEVLFGPANGGINPSGKLNVSFPQSVGHLPVFYNYYPSDNGYYNKRGSLNSPGKDYVFSSPDPLWAFGTGLSYTSFEYQEMELSKTSFSAGETCHIKLRVKNTGAMDGKEVVQLYVRDKVSSVATPVKELKRFEKVFIKKGATATVQFDLPMKELALYNADMKRVVEAGEFELQAGTASDQIKLVKTIEVKDKL; encoded by the coding sequence ATGAAGCGAATACTATTTTTTTTCCTGGTGCTGGGGCCCTTTATTGCGTTGGGGCAAACCAAAACCCGCAAAGGGCCTCTTTATAAGGATCCTTTGCAGTCTGTTGAGGTACGCGTGAAAGACCTTTTGAGCAGGATGACCCTTCAGGAGAAGCTCGCGCAAATGCAGGATCTATCGGCGAGTGAGATCATGGTTTCCGATGCGATTGATCCGGTGAAGATGGACCAGAAACTTAAAGGGAAAAGTTTTGGTGTATTTGAAGGAATGGGTTTAACAGTGGCGCAATATGCTAAAGTGATCAACACACTGCAGGAATACATGGTTAAAAAAACGCGGCTGGGGATTCCTGTGCTGACCTCTTCCGAGGCGCTTCACGGATGTGTGCATGGCGGCGCTACCGTTTATCCGCAAGCTATCGCATTGGGGAGCACTTTTAATCCGGCGCTGGTGAACCAGATGACGCAAACGATTACAAAGGAGTTGAAAGCACAAGGCATTACTCAGGTGCTGTCGCCCGATCTCGATCTGGCCCGTGAGCTGAGATGGGGAAGGGTTGAAGAAACTTATGGGGAAGATCCTTATCTCACCAGCCGTATGGGAGTAGCATTTACGAAAGGCTTTACCGAAAACAATATCATTTGTACACCCAAGCATTTTGCGGCGCATGGCACACCAAGGGGCGGACTGAACCTTGCTTCGGTGGCCGGCGGCGAAAGGGAACTCCGCTCCATTTATCTAAAACCTTTTGAGGCGGTGATTAAAGAAGCGCAACCTTTAAGCATTATGAATGCCTACAGTTCCTATGATGGCGTCCCCATGGCCGCGTCACATCAGGTGCTTACAGATATTTTAAGAAAAGAGCTTGGCTTTAGAGGGTATGTTTATTCTGACTGGGGTGCGGTGGAGATGCTGTATTCTTTTCAGCGTACCGCAAAAGGTCCTGCGGAAGCGGCCTTGCAGGCTGTCAAAGCAGGATTGGATCTTGAAGTGTGGAGCGATTGTTTTGAAAAGCTGGATAGTCTTGTAAAAGCAGGAACCTTACCGGTACGGTATATTGATACGGCTGTTTCCAGAATACTGAGCGCAAAATTTGCAATCGGATTGTTTGAACATCCCTATCCTAATCTTAAAGGTTTAACCTCCGACATCCATACGCCACAGTCGGTGCAGCTGGCTTTGGATATTGCCCGTGAATCGATTGTACTGTTAAAGAATGAAGATCATCTTTTGCCGCTTAAAGGGAGTATCAGGTCTATAGCCGTTATTGGCCCCAATGCTGATCACGTTCAATTTGGTGATTATTCCTGGACGAATGACAACCGTCATGGAATTACACCGCTTCAAGGAATACAGGCCCTGGCAGGAAACAAGATCCAAATAAACCATGCAAAAGGTTGTGATACCTGGTCGCAAAACAGAGAGGGTTTTTCAGCGGCGGTAGCAGCCGCTTCAAAAAGTGATGTTGCTGTTGTCTTTGTGGGTTCTTCAAGTGCTTCACCCGGCTATCCTCATCCCGATGCTACCAGTGGGGAAGGTTATGATCTTTCCGATCTTAAATTGCCCGGTGTTCAGGAAGACCTCGTTAAGGCAATTAAGCAAACGGGTAAACCTGTTGTAGTGGTACTGGTTTCAGGCAAACCCTTTGCCATTCCATGGATCAAAGAAAATATCCCGGCGATAGTGGGGCAATGGTATCCCGGAGAGCAGGGAGGAACAGCCATTGCAGAAGTTTTATTTGGTCCCGCTAATGGTGGGATAAATCCTTCAGGAAAACTCAATGTATCCTTTCCTCAGAGTGTAGGACACCTGCCTGTATTTTATAATTATTATCCATCCGACAACGGGTATTATAATAAAAGAGGTTCCCTTAATAGTCCGGGTAAGGACTATGTGTTTTCAAGCCCGGATCCTTTATGGGCCTTTGGTACCGGGCTGAGCTATACCAGCTTTGAATACCAGGAGATGGAACTGTCGAAAACTTCCTTTTCTGCAGGGGAGACCTGTCACATCAAACTCAGGGTAAAAAATACAGGAGCGATGGATGGTAAAGAAGTAGTGCAGCTCTATGTGAGGGATAAAGTAAGTTCAGTGGCAACACCGGTTAAAGAATTAAAGCGCTTCGAAAAAGTGTTTATAAAAAAAGGAGCGACGGCTACGGTACAGTTTGATTTGCCTATGAAAGAACTGGCCCTGTACAATGCTGATATGAAAAGAGTGGTGGAAGCTGGTGAATTTGAACTGCAGGCGGGAACGGCATCCGACCAGATCAAGCTGGTAAAAACAATTGAGGTCAAAGATAAGTTGTAG
- a CDS encoding SusC/RagA family TonB-linked outer membrane protein, with protein sequence MKKAIMLFLLVSILAVNAIGQKRITGIVTDENSQPISGVSVLVKGTNTGTVTDTVGKYSIPVHKGQTLVFSFVGNSTEERVVGSQSTISVSLKNTSSLLQEVVVGYGVQKKAEVTGAVATIDVKKALDSRPVPDLARALQGVSPGLLITTSSGNIGQSPEIHLRGVDGSVNADAKPLILLDNVPIPDMMMVNPEDIESISVLKDAASASIYGARGSWGVILLTSKKGRKGQVRISYDNNFAWSSPMNTPQIADGAAGAEYMLRQYRRTAPNTASFNILGAYYDDLSIERMRQWKALYGGMDLGPEMVEGRDFERRNGQTYYYRAWDIDNLFLNDASPQMKHNLSISGGDSKTTYYASFGAMDQRGLVKVAPKPDRFTRFNGTVRVETKINKWFTARTSLMSYASNKQYPQFRLAKAGGGGNEYWFNIYRYPETYPYGTFNGLPLKNILNELQQAHINTVKGDQSRLQAGATLTFLKGWTADVDYTYSVNNSHDNVATAPISGINSWVDPTLTSVLDNYFPAEDYVIETSRWIRRNVGKAYTTYNKTIGGHSFKLMAGSDIEYYISDFQTSEADGLMLPSKPTLNLTSGAEFANGYPTHWSTLGYFGRLNYAYKNKYLLEANLRRDGASNFPVNKKWATFPSFSAGYILSNEKFMDGVKDKLALSFLKIRGSWGSIGNNDIGNNSYIRTMTAGSSNWWINGLNPTMVGEFANVSDALTWETIQTTDLGLNARFFKDALSIDFDVFNRATKGMVTTGVEAPSSLGSAPSKRNFGELVTKGWELAITYNKQFSNGIGFNVMGSLSDATGRITKFANTEVSILPGGNDVPNYQGKEMGEIWGYTSDRLFTNADFTGNNGAGNPIWYYDPKTPNQDALNSSSAFHFGPGDVKYKDLNGDGVVDYGGGTNLDHGDMHIIGNTTPRYLFGFRVGLNYKGFDFSGFLQGVGKRDYWATGSLFIPGFTQGEAVYQNQMNYWTPEHPDAFYPAPSNPSANNHNANWQSQTRYLLNMAYIRVKNLSLGYTIPVKLLHKVGLNRARIFASGENLFTIDHVTMPIDPEIQQNSVEGFNDAKSFGRTYPYFKTWSFGVQVDL encoded by the coding sequence ATGAAAAAAGCGATCATGCTGTTTTTGCTTGTTTCCATTCTGGCCGTAAATGCGATCGGACAAAAGAGGATAACGGGTATAGTAACAGATGAAAATTCCCAGCCAATTTCCGGGGTATCAGTGCTGGTAAAGGGGACCAATACGGGCACTGTTACCGACACTGTAGGGAAATATTCCATACCGGTCCATAAGGGCCAAACATTGGTATTCAGTTTTGTTGGAAATTCCACGGAAGAGCGTGTTGTTGGCAGCCAATCAACAATCAGTGTTTCCTTAAAAAATACATCCAGTTTACTTCAGGAGGTGGTGGTAGGATATGGGGTGCAAAAGAAAGCTGAAGTAACAGGGGCTGTTGCCACCATTGATGTGAAGAAGGCGCTGGATTCCCGGCCTGTTCCGGATCTGGCGCGTGCTTTACAGGGCGTTTCTCCAGGGCTTTTGATCACAACCTCCAGCGGTAATATCGGGCAGTCTCCCGAGATACATTTGCGGGGAGTGGACGGATCGGTGAACGCCGATGCCAAACCCCTGATACTGCTGGATAACGTTCCTATTCCCGACATGATGATGGTAAATCCTGAGGACATTGAATCCATCTCTGTTCTCAAGGATGCGGCATCCGCTTCTATTTATGGGGCGAGAGGTTCCTGGGGTGTTATTCTTTTAACTTCTAAAAAAGGCAGGAAAGGTCAGGTGCGTATATCATACGATAACAATTTTGCCTGGTCTTCTCCAATGAATACTCCCCAAATAGCGGATGGGGCAGCAGGTGCAGAATATATGTTGCGTCAGTACAGAAGAACGGCTCCCAATACAGCAAGCTTCAATATACTCGGCGCTTATTATGATGACCTGAGTATAGAACGGATGCGGCAATGGAAGGCGCTTTACGGCGGCATGGACCTGGGACCAGAAATGGTGGAAGGCCGCGATTTTGAACGCCGGAATGGACAAACCTATTATTACAGGGCATGGGATATTGATAATTTGTTTCTTAATGACGCTTCACCTCAAATGAAACACAACCTCTCCATTTCCGGGGGCGATAGTAAAACAACCTATTATGCAAGTTTTGGAGCAATGGATCAGAGAGGGTTGGTGAAAGTGGCTCCTAAGCCGGACCGGTTTACCCGCTTTAACGGAACGGTGCGGGTGGAAACAAAGATCAATAAGTGGTTTACAGCCCGTACCTCCCTGATGAGTTATGCGTCGAACAAGCAGTACCCTCAATTCAGGCTGGCCAAAGCCGGAGGCGGAGGCAATGAATACTGGTTTAATATTTACCGTTATCCGGAAACCTATCCTTACGGAACGTTCAACGGCCTGCCATTAAAGAATATTCTCAACGAACTTCAGCAGGCGCATATAAATACCGTAAAAGGAGATCAGAGCCGGTTGCAGGCCGGGGCTACGCTGACCTTCCTTAAAGGCTGGACTGCCGATGTGGACTATACCTATTCTGTCAATAATTCTCATGATAATGTTGCCACGGCTCCCATTTCAGGAATTAATAGCTGGGTTGACCCTACTTTAACCAGTGTGCTCGACAATTACTTTCCCGCAGAGGATTATGTGATCGAAACCTCCAGGTGGATCAGGAGGAATGTGGGCAAAGCCTATACTACTTATAATAAAACGATCGGGGGTCATAGTTTCAAGTTAATGGCAGGCAGTGATATCGAGTATTACATTTCCGATTTTCAAACCTCGGAAGCTGATGGTTTAATGCTGCCTTCCAAGCCGACCCTGAATCTCACATCCGGAGCAGAATTTGCCAATGGCTATCCCACTCACTGGTCAACGTTGGGCTATTTTGGACGTCTGAATTATGCGTACAAAAACAAATACCTGCTGGAAGCAAATCTCAGAAGAGACGGCGCCTCCAATTTTCCTGTGAATAAGAAGTGGGCAACCTTCCCGTCTTTCTCTGCGGGATATATCCTTTCCAATGAGAAATTTATGGATGGGGTAAAGGATAAATTAGCATTAAGCTTTTTGAAGATCCGTGGGTCCTGGGGTTCCATTGGCAATAATGATATAGGAAACAACTCCTATATCCGCACCATGACAGCAGGTTCTTCCAACTGGTGGATCAACGGTCTTAATCCTACGATGGTAGGCGAATTTGCAAACGTCTCAGATGCTTTAACCTGGGAAACGATTCAGACGACGGATCTCGGATTGAACGCACGTTTTTTTAAGGATGCTCTTTCGATTGATTTTGACGTGTTCAACCGTGCTACAAAAGGAATGGTTACAACGGGTGTGGAAGCGCCCTCCTCACTTGGTTCAGCCCCTTCGAAACGTAATTTCGGAGAACTGGTAACCAAAGGCTGGGAACTGGCAATAACCTACAACAAACAATTTTCAAATGGTATTGGTTTTAATGTAATGGGCTCGCTTTCCGATGCAACAGGCCGCATTACCAAATTTGCCAATACCGAAGTAAGTATATTACCGGGAGGCAATGATGTGCCCAATTACCAGGGTAAGGAAATGGGGGAGATTTGGGGCTATACTTCGGACAGGCTATTTACGAATGCTGACTTCACCGGGAATAACGGAGCCGGAAACCCTATTTGGTATTACGATCCAAAAACACCCAACCAGGATGCGCTTAATTCTAGTTCGGCGTTCCATTTTGGACCGGGTGATGTGAAGTATAAAGATCTTAATGGCGATGGCGTGGTTGATTATGGCGGTGGAACAAATCTGGATCATGGGGATATGCACATCATTGGAAATACCACGCCTCGTTACTTGTTTGGCTTTAGAGTGGGATTGAACTATAAAGGGTTTGATTTCAGCGGCTTTTTGCAAGGCGTAGGCAAGAGAGATTATTGGGCTACAGGCTCGTTGTTTATTCCGGGCTTTACGCAGGGCGAAGCCGTTTACCAGAACCAGATGAACTATTGGACACCGGAGCACCCCGATGCGTTCTACCCGGCTCCCTCTAATCCCAGCGCAAATAATCACAATGCCAACTGGCAGTCCCAGACGCGTTATCTGTTGAACATGGCCTATATAAGGGTAAAGAATCTATCGCTGGGCTACACCATTCCTGTAAAGCTGCTGCATAAAGTAGGACTGAACAGGGCGAGGATATTCGCCAGTGGCGAAAACCTTTTTACGATCGATCACGTGACGATGCCGATCGATCCTGAAATTCAGCAAAACTCCGTCGAAGGATTTAACGATGCCAAGAGTTTTGGAAGAACCTACCCTTATTTCAAAACCTGGTCTTTTGGAGTACAAGTAGATCTTTAA
- a CDS encoding PDDEXK nuclease domain-containing protein, with protein MVIELKNTKFIPEYAGKLNFYLSAVHGIIKQADDNPTIGILLCCEKNNIAAEFALRNINKPMGVREFQLLENIPDNLKSSLPTIEELEQDLNKKLNDI; from the coding sequence GTGGTTATTGAGCTAAAGAATACAAAATTTATTCCTGAATATGCCGGTAAACTCAATTTTTATCTTTCTGCTGTGCACGGTATTATAAAGCAGGCAGATGATAATCCCACTATCGGTATACTATTATGCTGTGAAAAAAATAATATTGCGGCGGAATTTGCCTTGCGTAATATTAACAAGCCAATGGGTGTAAGAGAATTCCAGCTATTGGAAAATATTCCAGACAATCTTAAAAGCAGCCTGCCAACTATTGAAGAACTGGAGCAGGATTTAAATAAAAAACTTAACGATATTTGA
- a CDS encoding InlB B-repeat-containing protein has protein sequence MKQFFDHQRKQAIRRPVVGVVLSGIIILSCIGIFSSCSKSDTAVDRTCTVTFILNQTNAAGDTVIVEATAGALVKDPPVPVRAGFTFKGWYTNAADANPDPAKNTAAPKFPEYDIATKPIYLDAILYARWVK, from the coding sequence ATGAAACAGTTTTTTGATCATCAAAGGAAGCAGGCAATAAGAAGACCTGTAGTCGGAGTAGTGCTGTCGGGGATCATTATCCTCTCCTGTATCGGTATTTTCTCTTCCTGCAGTAAAAGCGATACTGCGGTTGACCGTACCTGCACGGTTACTTTCATTCTCAACCAAACCAATGCAGCCGGTGACACCGTTATTGTAGAAGCGACAGCCGGAGCGCTTGTTAAAGATCCCCCGGTTCCGGTAAGGGCCGGCTTTACCTTCAAAGGCTGGTATACCAATGCCGCCGATGCCAACCCCGATCCTGCGAAGAATACGGCTGCGCCAAAGTTTCCGGAGTACGATATTGCAACCAAGCCGATTTACCTGGATGCGATCCTGTACGCCAGGTGGGTAAAATGA
- a CDS encoding RagB/SusD family nutrient uptake outer membrane protein, giving the protein MKNKLLLLMCILVFTTGCKKDFLVQEPLASFSDQDFWTSEASVRAFAMGYYKERFPGFGVNDVGGVFSIRETLNDDYASVSLPGFPSQPTVSGGGWATYFSDIRKDNIFVDRVSGMGMKLGDSATYKHWVGIARFFRAMDYCDFVFDYGDVPYYNRPLTDYDTALFRPRDPATFVLDKVLEDYTYAAQNVKLDDPGTGPRGLVITRDVVDAFMSRQLLYAGTKLKYDPATSAADRVKAGVYLQAAKDAAARLISSGRYAVADNYQKLCSTIDIGATPAVNKEMILYRRYNTGEVTHAIASGNNVNTIQGNGAPKDLVDAYLCTNGMPIKTTAGVNPAYLGDQTAANQLANRDPRLTNTFRTDRFYLQYIETGYSVTGYKCYKFLDEPTQNEAYAVQSFNITDAPIIRFGEVLLNYIEAAAELADMGTYTVVQSDLDKTINVLRKRAGYTAASRLPDMKIIGNLPAVGATVYDDADRDPSVPSLIWEIRRERRLELVYEGFRENDLKRWRKINYYNTQLYPKKNLGAWITKSSVTKALILADINGNVTSPSNTATGSGYLKVSQTFRNATSGFVVDRNYLLCVPTYQIDFYGRNGSTLTQNPGW; this is encoded by the coding sequence ATGAAAAATAAGTTATTGCTGCTGATGTGTATCCTGGTTTTTACTACCGGGTGTAAAAAAGATTTCCTTGTTCAGGAGCCGCTGGCGTCTTTCAGCGACCAGGATTTCTGGACTTCCGAAGCAAGTGTAAGGGCCTTTGCAATGGGCTATTATAAGGAACGTTTTCCGGGGTTCGGCGTAAATGATGTGGGGGGCGTTTTTTCAATTCGTGAAACATTGAATGATGACTATGCAAGTGTGAGCCTGCCGGGCTTTCCAAGCCAGCCAACTGTTAGTGGTGGTGGATGGGCCACTTATTTTTCCGATATACGCAAAGACAACATTTTTGTAGATCGTGTTTCGGGAATGGGAATGAAGCTGGGTGATAGCGCCACTTATAAGCACTGGGTGGGTATTGCCCGCTTTTTCAGGGCTATGGACTATTGTGACTTTGTATTTGATTATGGTGATGTACCTTATTACAACAGGCCGTTAACCGACTATGATACGGCCCTCTTCAGACCCCGTGATCCTGCTACATTTGTACTGGATAAAGTTTTGGAGGATTATACCTATGCCGCTCAGAATGTAAAGCTGGATGACCCGGGGACGGGCCCCAGGGGGCTGGTGATCACAAGGGATGTAGTGGATGCCTTTATGTCGAGGCAACTCCTCTATGCCGGAACCAAATTAAAATATGACCCTGCTACCTCTGCTGCTGACAGGGTTAAAGCGGGCGTATATTTGCAAGCAGCCAAGGATGCAGCAGCAAGACTGATCAGCTCGGGCCGCTATGCTGTTGCCGACAACTATCAGAAATTATGCAGCACTATTGATATTGGTGCCACACCCGCGGTTAATAAGGAGATGATCCTGTACCGCCGGTATAATACAGGAGAAGTAACCCATGCTATTGCTTCAGGCAATAATGTCAATACTATTCAGGGCAATGGAGCGCCCAAAGACCTGGTGGACGCTTACCTGTGCACGAATGGTATGCCTATAAAAACAACTGCTGGCGTAAATCCGGCTTACCTGGGCGACCAAACAGCAGCCAACCAACTGGCAAACCGCGACCCACGGCTTACAAATACCTTCCGCACAGACCGGTTTTATCTTCAGTACATCGAAACCGGTTATTCCGTTACCGGGTATAAATGTTATAAATTCCTGGATGAGCCAACGCAGAACGAGGCGTATGCCGTGCAAAGTTTCAATATTACAGATGCGCCCATTATCAGGTTTGGAGAAGTTTTGCTGAACTATATTGAGGCCGCCGCTGAACTTGCTGATATGGGAACCTATACAGTTGTGCAAAGCGATTTGGACAAAACAATAAACGTATTGAGGAAAAGAGCAGGCTATACTGCTGCATCCAGACTTCCGGATATGAAGATCATAGGAAACTTACCGGCGGTAGGGGCAACCGTTTATGACGATGCAGACAGAGACCCCTCTGTGCCTTCGCTGATCTGGGAAATTCGTCGGGAACGAAGGCTGGAACTAGTATATGAAGGTTTTCGCGAGAATGATCTTAAGCGCTGGCGGAAGATTAATTATTACAATACGCAACTGTATCCCAAAAAGAACCTGGGGGCCTGGATAACAAAGTCGTCTGTAACCAAGGCATTAATTCTTGCGGATATCAACGGCAACGTCACATCCCCAAGCAACACGGCAACCGGAAGCGGATATTTGAAAGTATCGCAAACATTCCGCAATGCAACCAGCGGGTTTGTTGTTGACCGGAACTACCTATTGTGCGTGCCTACTTATCAAATTGATTTTTATGGCAGAAATGGTTCTACATTAACGCAGAACCCGGGTTGGTAA